The proteins below come from a single Iocasia fonsfrigidae genomic window:
- the yfmH gene encoding EF-P 5-aminopentanol modification-associated protein YfmH translates to MNKLENKIINECLYHEVLDNGLNVYLMPRKNFNKQYAIFACDYGANDTTLLLEDKGEMKLPDGIAHFLEHKLFENEDGDSFAKFASTGASANAYTNYTTTAYLFSSTDNFATSLLNLLDFVQKPYFTDENVEKEKGIIAQEILMYEDDPEYQVYLNLLQGLYNNHPLRKNIAGSIESINKIDKDRLYLCYNSFYRPENMVLFLLGDFDLNKTLKLIVDNQSKKIIGEIKGVKKVFPVENDSINQKLIKKEMDVSEPLFNLGFKEVKIPDNGYELVKQELAVNILIDLLIGKGTKLYQSLYNEGLVDNHFHQYYILEKGYGYALMGGKSKDPDKLYQRIIKDLPDSLNKITIKDYQTIYKKNLGNYIKSFNSFARTASEFINYIFKGINYLDLLDIINDIELDYVIGFYDSLFREEKAVRSIVEH, encoded by the coding sequence GTGAATAAATTGGAGAATAAAATAATTAATGAATGTCTTTACCATGAAGTACTGGATAATGGTCTTAATGTATATCTAATGCCCAGGAAAAATTTCAATAAACAATATGCTATTTTTGCCTGTGATTATGGTGCCAATGACACTACCCTGCTGTTGGAAGATAAAGGGGAAATGAAGTTGCCTGATGGTATAGCTCATTTTTTAGAACATAAATTATTTGAAAATGAAGATGGGGATAGTTTTGCCAAATTTGCCAGTACCGGTGCCTCAGCCAATGCCTATACAAATTATACAACTACTGCCTATCTCTTTAGTTCTACTGATAATTTCGCAACCTCACTACTCAATCTCCTTGATTTTGTTCAAAAACCCTATTTTACTGATGAGAATGTTGAAAAAGAAAAGGGTATTATTGCTCAGGAGATATTAATGTATGAGGATGATCCGGAATATCAGGTTTATTTAAATCTCCTACAGGGATTGTATAATAATCACCCCCTTAGAAAGAATATTGCAGGTAGTATTGAAAGTATTAATAAGATTGATAAGGACAGACTTTATCTTTGTTATAACAGTTTTTATAGACCAGAGAACATGGTGCTTTTTCTTCTGGGGGATTTTGATCTTAATAAAACACTTAAATTAATAGTGGATAATCAGTCAAAGAAAATTATTGGAGAAATAAAGGGGGTTAAAAAGGTTTTTCCTGTTGAAAATGACAGCATTAATCAAAAATTAATTAAAAAGGAAATGGATGTATCAGAACCCCTCTTTAATCTTGGTTTTAAAGAAGTAAAAATTCCTGATAACGGCTATGAATTAGTTAAACAGGAATTAGCGGTTAATATTTTAATTGACCTTTTAATTGGTAAAGGAACAAAGTTGTATCAATCCCTTTATAATGAGGGTTTAGTAGATAATCACTTTCACCAATACTATATTTTAGAAAAAGGTTATGGTTATGCCTTAATGGGCGGTAAAAGCAAAGACCCGGATAAATTATACCAGCGAATAATTAAAGATTTACCAGATAGTTTAAATAAAATTACTATCAAGGACTATCAGACTATTTATAAAAAGAATCTGGGTAATTATATAAAGAGTTTTAATTCCTTTGCCAGGACAGCTTCAGAGTTTATTAATTATATATTTAAAGGTATTAACTATTTAGACTTATTAGATATTATTAATGATATTGAATTAGATTATGTAATTGGGTTTTATGATAGCCTTTTCAGGGAAGAAAAGGCTGTTAGATCAATTGTTGAACATTAA
- a CDS encoding sodium-dependent transporter — protein MKRDRWGNRAAFILAAVGSAAGLGNAWRFPYIVYKYGGGAFLIPYFVALLTAGIPLLIMEFSLGQKYQLGAPEALGKIRKKFSIIGWWTTLTAFFIVIYYAGVMAWIWDYIWGSFTVAWGNDAGGYFYNNVLQLSSGPGELGGFSIPVLIGVIITWIAIYLILRKGTESVGKVVWVTVTLPIALLIILMLRAVTLPGAVQGLNYYLQPDFSKLLDPQVWIAAYSQIFFTLSIGMGIMIAYASYMPKDSDIVNNALITVFANSGVSFLAGFGIFGTLGYMAQTQGVPISEVAASGVGLAFVVYPNAINMLPGGPIVATIFGLIFFLTLLTLGIDSAFSLVEANVTAFTDKLQLNKRKITLWTIIVMALFSLIFASKAGLYWLDIVDYYMNNYALLLGGLLECIAIGWFFSPTKLRDYFNPISEYQVGPWWDFMVKILTPAVLLYLVASKFYVNTFGKEPYGGYDNIYQWLGGWGLLIVMLIISVVFANIRSREIDSLNAETSNY, from the coding sequence ATGAAAAGAGATCGTTGGGGGAATAGGGCGGCATTTATTCTTGCTGCTGTTGGTTCTGCTGCTGGGTTAGGTAATGCATGGCGTTTTCCGTATATTGTTTATAAATATGGTGGAGGGGCTTTTTTAATCCCATACTTTGTTGCCTTACTGACTGCAGGTATTCCACTGCTTATTATGGAGTTTTCATTGGGTCAAAAATACCAACTGGGAGCCCCGGAAGCACTGGGAAAAATACGGAAGAAATTTTCGATTATCGGCTGGTGGACAACATTAACTGCCTTTTTTATTGTAATTTATTATGCTGGTGTTATGGCTTGGATCTGGGATTATATCTGGGGTTCATTTACTGTTGCCTGGGGTAATGATGCCGGGGGGTATTTCTATAATAATGTACTCCAACTTAGTTCAGGCCCTGGGGAACTGGGTGGTTTTAGTATACCGGTCCTGATCGGTGTTATAATTACCTGGATTGCTATTTATTTAATCTTAAGGAAAGGTACTGAAAGTGTAGGTAAGGTTGTCTGGGTTACAGTAACTCTGCCGATTGCCTTATTAATAATTCTAATGTTAAGGGCTGTAACACTTCCTGGTGCTGTACAGGGTTTGAATTATTACTTACAACCTGATTTTAGTAAACTTCTGGACCCACAGGTGTGGATTGCTGCTTACTCACAGATATTCTTTACCCTCAGTATAGGTATGGGAATTATGATAGCCTATGCCAGTTATATGCCTAAAGATTCGGATATTGTTAATAATGCCTTAATAACAGTATTCGCCAATTCTGGGGTGAGTTTTCTGGCTGGTTTTGGTATTTTTGGAACACTTGGTTATATGGCACAGACCCAGGGTGTTCCTATCTCTGAAGTTGCAGCCAGTGGAGTCGGTCTGGCTTTTGTTGTTTATCCTAATGCAATAAATATGCTACCAGGGGGTCCGATTGTTGCTACCATCTTTGGTCTGATCTTTTTCTTAACATTATTAACCCTGGGAATTGATTCAGCCTTTTCACTGGTAGAAGCAAATGTTACTGCCTTTACCGATAAGCTCCAGTTAAATAAAAGAAAAATTACTCTCTGGACAATAATAGTAATGGCGCTATTTAGCCTGATTTTTGCAAGTAAGGCTGGTTTGTACTGGCTTGATATAGTAGACTATTATATGAATAACTATGCCTTATTATTAGGGGGATTATTGGAATGTATAGCTATCGGCTGGTTCTTTAGTCCCACAAAACTTCGTGATTACTTCAATCCTATTTCTGAATATCAAGTTGGTCCATGGTGGGATTTTATGGTAAAAATACTTACACCTGCTGTCCTTCTTTACCTGGTAGCAAGTAAATTCTATGTAAACACCTTTGGCAAAGAACCATATGGAGGATATGATAATATCTATCAATGGTTAGGTGGCTGGGGTTTATTAATTGTTATGCTAATAATTTCTGTTGTCTTTGCTAATATAAGAAGTAGGGAAATAGATAGTCTTAATGCAGAAACCAGTAATTATTAA
- a CDS encoding MetS family NSS transporter small subunit, whose translation MTPSAIIMLIFGVVVLYGGLYITVNKAVKSSKDKDK comes from the coding sequence ATGACACCATCTGCAATAATTATGTTGATTTTTGGTGTTGTTGTTCTTTATGGTGGTCTTTATATTACTGTTAATAAGGCAGTAAAGTCTTCTAAGGATAAAGATAAATAG
- the queG gene encoding tRNA epoxyqueuosine(34) reductase QueG produces MPNLAKVIKKAAINIGFDLVGITSAEPFEDTAKRLNNRKLSSFIKNDIELLTKPKLHLPSARSIIAVALSYASSQKYNGDCYISIYARGRDYHHVMKNKLEKLMGFIREIVPGVDMLTYSDTGPLLDRMIASRAGLGWIGKNNNLINPVYGSYLFLGEILTNLELEHNQPLNNQCCDCNLCIKNCPSSALMEAYHLKADRCISYLTQKKGIIPEEEREVINNHLWGCDNCQDFCPYNKNVPTDLHEEFTPLLKAELSEILRIDNLAERDLWTNSALYWRGPRILKRNAIINIANNGDRCYLSDLIQKIDDPSPIIRFYTAWAVGKIASKEYIKTLNNRLLEEKDKDVRKELKKAINRIKRRI; encoded by the coding sequence ATGCCAAATCTAGCAAAAGTAATTAAAAAAGCGGCAATTAATATTGGCTTTGACCTTGTTGGTATAACCTCTGCAGAACCCTTTGAGGATACTGCTAAAAGATTAAATAATAGAAAATTATCCAGTTTTATTAAGAATGACATTGAATTACTGACTAAACCTAAATTACACTTGCCTTCAGCCAGGTCTATAATTGCTGTTGCCTTATCATATGCCAGTTCACAAAAATATAATGGTGATTGTTATATTTCAATCTATGCCAGGGGCAGGGACTACCATCATGTTATGAAAAACAAATTGGAAAAACTAATGGGTTTTATCAGGGAAATTGTTCCAGGAGTAGATATGCTAACATATAGTGACACAGGACCACTACTGGATAGAATGATTGCCAGCAGAGCTGGACTAGGTTGGATCGGTAAAAATAACAATTTAATTAACCCTGTTTATGGTTCATATTTATTTTTAGGTGAAATATTAACTAATCTTGAGTTGGAGCATAATCAACCCCTAAATAATCAATGCTGTGATTGTAATCTATGTATAAAAAATTGTCCTTCATCTGCTTTAATGGAAGCATATCACCTTAAGGCTGATAGATGTATAAGTTATTTAACACAGAAGAAGGGTATTATTCCCGAAGAAGAAAGGGAAGTAATTAATAATCACCTCTGGGGATGTGATAATTGTCAGGATTTTTGTCCTTATAATAAAAATGTTCCTACTGACCTTCATGAAGAATTTACCCCATTATTAAAGGCGGAGCTTTCAGAGATTTTAAGAATAGATAATTTAGCTGAAAGAGACTTGTGGACTAATTCTGCCCTATACTGGCGGGGACCAAGAATACTTAAAAGAAACGCAATTATTAATATAGCTAATAATGGTGACAGGTGTTATCTCTCAGATTTAATCCAAAAAATAGATGACCCTTCACCAATAATCAGGTTCTATACTGCCTGGGCAGTGGGCAAAATTGCCAGTAAAGAATATATTAAAACTCTGAATAACAGACTTTTAGAAGAAAAAGATAAGGATGTTAGAAAGGAATTAAAAAAAGCAATTAATCGAATAAAGAGGAGGATTTAG
- a CDS encoding nucleoside kinase, which yields MSINIGGQIHEFKEGIIIEDIVKKLYPDNKIIVAAVVDNELYNLNNRLEKNCSLEFLTINDEIGNRIYRRSLFLVMAKAIYDLFPEGILSIEHSLSNGIYCELHKDSPLTQKSLSKIQKGMKELIKRKIPIKKVYFKKDELINVFLKQGFSERVELIKQMDTVGSNIYELDGYYNYFFYNMIPHTGYLDRFELHYRLPGFILLYPQRGNPLHVPDFIEQPKLANIFHEYEKWGQIIGVQNVSDLNKVIEEKKYGDLIRVSEALHEKKIANIADQISQDIEQKRVILIAGPSSSGKTTFAQRLAIHLRVNGLKPVAISTDDYFINREDTPKDENGNYDFESIEAIDLELFNKQLLELIQGKEVELPIYNFTTGRRESSGKKMKIEERQPIIIEGIHSLNDSLTEFIPQDVKYKIYISALTQLNIDQHNRIPTTDTRIIRRIVRDHKFRNQTAAMTINWWPGVRRGEERNIFPYQENADLMFNSALVYELPVLKKYAKPLLEEITADDKSYYQARRLLGILKCFKTMPEGDIPDTSIIKEFIGGSPFN from the coding sequence ATTAGTATCAATATAGGTGGACAGATCCATGAATTTAAAGAAGGCATTATTATAGAAGATATAGTAAAAAAACTATACCCTGATAATAAGATTATTGTTGCTGCTGTTGTTGATAATGAACTTTATAATTTAAACAACAGGTTAGAAAAAAATTGTTCTCTTGAATTTTTGACCATTAATGATGAGATTGGGAATAGAATATACCGAAGAAGTCTTTTTCTGGTCATGGCCAAGGCTATCTATGATTTGTTCCCTGAAGGAATCCTGTCAATTGAACACTCCTTAAGTAATGGGATATATTGTGAACTCCATAAGGATAGCCCCCTTACTCAAAAGAGTCTCTCTAAGATACAGAAGGGAATGAAAGAATTAATAAAAAGAAAAATACCTATTAAAAAAGTATATTTTAAGAAAGATGAATTAATTAATGTGTTTCTTAAACAGGGATTTAGTGAAAGGGTAGAGTTAATAAAACAGATGGATACTGTTGGCTCTAATATTTACGAATTAGATGGTTATTATAATTATTTTTTCTACAATATGATTCCACATACAGGATATTTAGACCGCTTTGAACTGCATTATAGACTTCCTGGGTTTATTCTTTTGTATCCACAGCGGGGTAATCCTTTACATGTACCTGATTTTATAGAACAGCCTAAATTAGCCAATATTTTTCATGAATATGAAAAATGGGGTCAAATAATAGGGGTACAAAATGTTAGTGATTTAAATAAAGTAATAGAGGAAAAAAAATATGGTGATTTAATAAGGGTAAGTGAGGCATTACATGAAAAGAAAATTGCCAATATAGCTGACCAGATAAGCCAGGATATTGAACAAAAGCGTGTAATCTTAATTGCAGGACCATCCTCTTCTGGAAAAACTACCTTTGCCCAGAGGTTAGCGATCCATCTACGGGTTAATGGTTTAAAACCTGTGGCAATTTCAACTGATGATTATTTTATTAACCGTGAAGACACCCCAAAAGATGAGAATGGAAATTATGATTTTGAGTCTATTGAAGCAATTGACCTTGAATTATTTAATAAACAATTGCTTGAACTTATCCAGGGTAAAGAAGTAGAACTACCTATTTATAATTTTACAACAGGTAGACGCGAATCCAGTGGTAAAAAAATGAAGATAGAGGAAAGACAACCTATTATAATTGAAGGTATTCATAGTCTAAATGATAGCTTAACAGAGTTTATTCCACAGGATGTTAAATACAAGATATATATCAGTGCCCTGACACAACTAAATATAGACCAGCATAACAGAATACCTACCACTGATACAAGGATTATAAGGAGAATAGTAAGAGATCACAAATTCCGCAACCAGACAGCAGCTATGACAATAAACTGGTGGCCTGGTGTAAGGAGAGGAGAAGAAAGGAATATTTTTCCCTATCAGGAAAATGCAGACCTGATGTTTAATTCTGCTTTGGTTTATGAACTACCAGTTTTAAAGAAATATGCTAAACCACTACTGGAAGAGATCACAGCAGATGATAAGAGTTATTACCAAGCCAGGAGATTACTTGGTATTCTAAAATGCTTTAAAACAATGCCTGAAGGTGATATTCCTGATACCTCTATTATCAAAGAGTTTATTGGTGGTTCTCCCTTCAATTAA
- a CDS encoding 5' nucleotidase, NT5C type, with amino-acid sequence MKKIIGFDIDGVITDEEHENDNIWHDAICNFLGYDIVRKSDSYLFDQAYDISSDVINKFLDKNLTDIYSQVKPVPLARETIRKLYNYNFEVNLITARDQGFKGLTTKWLKKHQIPFTKLIHNGDKVPHALAAGIELFVEDNAENARAFARNNIPVILINKYHNKFLETKGKSIYRVDNWQGVCQIINDFFKINFL; translated from the coding sequence ATGAAGAAAATTATTGGATTTGATATAGATGGGGTAATTACAGACGAAGAACATGAAAATGACAATATATGGCATGATGCTATCTGTAATTTTCTTGGTTATGATATTGTTAGAAAAAGTGATTCTTATTTATTCGATCAAGCATATGATATTTCAAGTGATGTAATAAATAAGTTTCTAGATAAAAATTTAACAGATATATACAGTCAGGTTAAACCAGTACCATTAGCCCGGGAAACAATAAGAAAATTATATAATTATAACTTTGAAGTGAATTTAATTACTGCCCGGGATCAAGGATTTAAAGGTTTAACTACAAAATGGTTAAAAAAACATCAAATACCCTTTACAAAGCTGATACATAATGGTGATAAAGTACCTCATGCCCTGGCCGCTGGAATAGAATTGTTTGTAGAAGATAATGCAGAAAACGCCAGGGCCTTTGCCAGGAATAATATACCAGTTATACTTATTAATAAATACCATAATAAGTTTTTAGAGACTAAAGGTAAAAGTATTTACAGGGTTGACAACTGGCAGGGGGTCTGTCAGATCATCAATGATTTCTTTAAAATAAATTTTTTATAA
- a CDS encoding CDP-alcohol phosphatidyltransferase family protein translates to MIKIIPNTLSIFRIIFSGLLIVSFPYKTIFILIYLLSGLTDVLDGFIARKYNIETKLGAKLDSIADIAFYTVLLIIFFVWFRNILIEYKWLIIITITIRISTIIIGIVKYKNIVFIHTVANKITGLMIYCIPIYIFLLNSNILISNILILVTTITSIISALEEFLIMLIFKKVELNKKGIFCK, encoded by the coding sequence ATGATTAAAATCATTCCAAATACATTATCTATATTTAGAATAATATTCTCAGGATTATTAATAGTCTCTTTTCCGTATAAAACCATTTTTATTCTAATATATCTTTTATCTGGATTAACAGATGTATTAGATGGCTTTATCGCCAGGAAATATAATATAGAAACTAAACTAGGTGCTAAACTAGATTCAATAGCTGACATTGCTTTCTATACTGTTTTATTAATAATTTTTTTCGTCTGGTTTAGAAACATTCTGATAGAATATAAATGGTTAATTATTATTACAATAACAATTAGAATAAGTACTATTATTATCGGGATAGTTAAGTATAAAAATATTGTTTTTATACATACTGTAGCAAATAAAATAACTGGATTAATGATTTATTGTATTCCAATATATATATTTTTACTCAATTCCAATATACTAATATCCAATATACTAATATTAGTAACAACAATTACTTCTATAATATCAGCTCTAGAAGAATTTTTGATTATGCTAATATTTAAAAAAGTAGAACTAAATAAAAAAGGTATTTTTTGCAAGTAA
- a CDS encoding DJ-1/PfpI family protein, with product MKVLLFLANGAEMIELSAFIDVFGWDRHYNNGNINIVTCGFSKEIKSTFNIPIRVDLLIEEVKTDDYNALAIPGGFADYGFYEEAYNEKFLNLIREFKNQDKPIASICVGALPIGKSGILKGKRGTTYHLMGGRRQKQLEEFRVKVENEPVIVEDNIITSWCPSTAVEVALKLLEMLRSRNDSDKIREIMGF from the coding sequence ATGAAGGTATTGTTATTTCTTGCTAATGGAGCAGAAATGATTGAATTAAGTGCATTTATAGATGTTTTTGGTTGGGATAGGCATTATAATAATGGTAACATTAATATTGTTACTTGTGGCTTTTCTAAGGAAATTAAAAGCACATTTAATATTCCTATAAGAGTGGATTTGTTAATAGAAGAAGTTAAAACAGATGATTACAATGCTCTAGCAATACCGGGGGGTTTTGCAGATTATGGTTTTTACGAAGAAGCATATAATGAAAAGTTTTTAAATTTAATAAGAGAATTCAAGAATCAGGATAAGCCTATAGCTTCAATATGTGTTGGAGCGCTTCCTATTGGTAAAAGTGGGATTTTAAAAGGGAAAAGAGGTACTACTTATCATTTGATGGGCGGGAGAAGACAAAAACAACTAGAAGAATTTAGGGTTAAAGTTGAAAATGAACCTGTTATAGTTGAAGATAATATTATAACCTCCTGGTGTCCATCGACTGCAGTAGAAGTAGCCTTAAAGCTTTTAGAAATGCTTAGAAGCAGAAATGATTCTGATAAAATAAGAGAAATAATGGGATTTTAA
- a CDS encoding iron-containing alcohol dehydrogenase translates to MKFNYYMPTKILFGPGKLNDLAGENLPGKKALIVISAGTSMKKYGYLNRLEGILKKKEIEYVIFDKILPNPVKSHIMEGAELARKENCDFVFGLGGGSSIDSAKSIAVMAKNPGDYWDYISGGSGKGMPLENGALPIIAITTTAGTGTEADPWTVITKEETNEKIGFGCADTFPTLSVVDPELMVTVPKHLTAYQGFDALFHATEGYIANIATPISDAYALKSIELIAKYLPICVKDGENIKARTQVALANTLSGFVESISSCTSEHSMEHALSAYYSELPHGAGLIMLSESYYTYFASKVSDRFKVMAKAMGVDVANLSEDERPMAFVKALIRLQEECGVNNLKMSDYGIKREMIPTFAENAHNTMGGLFDVDPYTLTFEDTIEIMTNAYK, encoded by the coding sequence ATGAAATTTAATTATTATATGCCAACGAAAATTTTATTTGGACCTGGAAAATTAAATGATTTAGCAGGTGAGAATCTTCCAGGTAAGAAAGCCTTAATAGTAATATCAGCAGGGACTTCTATGAAAAAATATGGTTACTTAAACCGGCTGGAAGGGATTTTAAAGAAAAAAGAAATTGAATATGTTATATTTGATAAAATATTACCAAATCCAGTTAAATCTCACATTATGGAAGGAGCAGAACTTGCCAGAAAAGAAAATTGTGATTTTGTATTTGGCCTGGGTGGTGGTAGTAGTATTGACTCAGCAAAAAGTATTGCTGTTATGGCAAAAAATCCTGGAGATTATTGGGACTATATATCTGGTGGCTCAGGTAAAGGAATGCCCTTAGAAAATGGAGCACTTCCTATTATTGCAATTACTACAACAGCTGGAACAGGTACTGAGGCCGATCCCTGGACGGTTATAACTAAAGAAGAGACCAATGAGAAAATTGGTTTTGGTTGTGCAGATACCTTTCCAACATTGTCAGTTGTGGATCCAGAATTAATGGTGACGGTGCCTAAACATCTGACAGCATATCAGGGTTTTGATGCACTTTTCCATGCAACAGAAGGCTATATTGCCAATATAGCAACACCAATAAGTGATGCCTATGCATTAAAAAGCATTGAATTAATAGCAAAATATTTACCGATCTGTGTAAAAGATGGAGAAAATATTAAAGCTCGTACCCAGGTAGCTTTAGCAAATACTCTTTCCGGGTTTGTAGAATCTATATCAAGTTGTACTTCAGAGCATTCAATGGAACATGCCCTAAGTGCCTATTATTCTGAGCTTCCACATGGGGCAGGGCTTATTATGTTATCAGAATCATATTATACATATTTTGCTTCTAAAGTGTCTGATAGATTTAAAGTGATGGCAAAAGCTATGGGTGTTGATGTGGCTAATCTTTCTGAGGACGAGCGTCCTATGGCTTTTGTAAAAGCATTAATTAGACTTCAAGAGGAATGTGGTGTAAATAATCTAAAAATGTCAGACTACGGGATAAAAAGAGAAATGATTCCTACGTTTGCTGAAAATGCACACAATACAATGGGAGGCTTGTTTGACGTAGATCCTTATACTTTGACCTTTGAAGATACTATAGAGATTATGACAAATGCATATAAGTAA
- a CDS encoding DMT family transporter: MTSINSFKTERSVSILLLIITASLWSLGGLLIKLIDWNPLAIAGARSIISAIVILVYLKKPKITWSKPQLGATLAYVATVIFFVIATKMTTAANAILLQFTAPIYVTLLSPWLLKEKTRISDWLIVLTVLGGMALFFLDNLSLYNIYGNLIAAASGISFAFFTLFMRMQKNDSPLESVLLGNIVTSIICIPFIFQAGPGSSGWLFLIILGVLQLGLPYILYSKAIKHVSAIDAILIPVIEPLLNPVWVFLFLGETPGSWALIGGIIVLAAITGRSFLPILKSKDTVISNVFNDIKSIT, encoded by the coding sequence ATGACAAGTATAAATAGTTTCAAAACAGAAAGATCAGTTTCAATATTATTATTAATAATAACAGCTAGCCTCTGGAGCCTGGGTGGACTGTTAATTAAACTAATAGACTGGAATCCCTTAGCTATCGCTGGTGCAAGAAGTATTATATCTGCTATAGTGATCTTGGTTTACTTGAAAAAACCAAAAATCACCTGGTCTAAACCTCAGCTAGGGGCGACTCTGGCCTATGTTGCTACAGTTATTTTTTTTGTTATAGCTACTAAAATGACTACAGCTGCCAATGCCATTCTACTTCAATTTACTGCACCTATCTATGTTACCTTACTCAGCCCCTGGTTATTAAAAGAAAAAACCAGGATAAGTGACTGGTTAATAGTCCTAACTGTACTAGGAGGAATGGCTTTGTTTTTCCTTGATAATCTGAGTTTATATAATATATATGGTAATTTAATTGCAGCTGCAAGTGGAATTAGTTTTGCTTTTTTTACACTGTTTATGCGGATGCAAAAAAATGATTCTCCTTTGGAATCAGTATTACTGGGTAATATTGTAACTTCTATTATATGTATACCCTTCATATTTCAAGCAGGACCCGGCAGCTCAGGATGGCTTTTTTTGATAATACTGGGAGTCTTGCAACTAGGCTTACCATATATTCTTTATTCCAAGGCTATTAAACATGTTTCAGCCATAGATGCAATCCTGATTCCCGTAATTGAACCATTATTAAATCCAGTTTGGGTATTTTTATTTTTAGGAGAAACCCCTGGCTCCTGGGCTCTTATTGGAGGAATTATCGTTTTAGCAGCAATTACCGGGAGAAGTTTTTTACCTATACTTAAATCTAAAGATACTGTAATATCAAATGTTTTTAATGATATTAAATCTATAACGTAA
- a CDS encoding Gfo/Idh/MocA family protein has product MTYGIGIYGCGGIGKVHAYCYNNLRFFYAPPALKTELIGVSTSNQETANIAKETLGFRFATTDYRDLLNSDDIQIVHCCTPNYLHKDFLIAIIRHIYCEKPIALNLTEAEEVLAVAEEVNFTREWSVYSTSPRYDVKIC; this is encoded by the coding sequence ATGACATATGGTATTGGTATTTATGGGTGTGGAGGTATAGGTAAAGTACATGCTTATTGTTATAATAATTTACGATTCTTTTATGCTCCACCTGCTTTAAAGACAGAATTAATCGGTGTCTCTACTTCAAACCAGGAAACAGCAAATATAGCTAAAGAGACTCTAGGTTTTAGATTTGCAACTACTGATTACCGTGATTTACTTAATAGTGATGATATCCAGATTGTACACTGCTGTACACCTAATTATCTACACAAGGATTTCTTGATAGCTATAATTAGGCATATTTATTGTGAAAAACCGATAGCTCTGAACTTAACAGAAGCAGAAGAAGTTTTAGCTGTTGCAGAGGAAGTAAACTTCACTCGAGAATGGAGTGTATATTCAACGAGTCCACGATATGATGTTAAAATCTGTTGA
- a CDS encoding TetR/AcrR family transcriptional regulator gives MGNAVESKQKILNVAEKLFAEKGFDGARVSEIASEAGVNKALIYYYFNSKEDILETLFTILIDDFKNLIKNNMIGINVFSEDNLDIVMNSILDYILTKKDILRVAMVESMKAVSEQSIIIKIGEMLISAEIEEVRQSLLEKGIKSPGNIKEILVAEFFTGTLPVLNYVIFEDEFTHHFNMDEKEYREYFIKAFKQTHFAYHLKR, from the coding sequence ATGGGAAATGCAGTTGAGTCAAAACAAAAAATTTTAAATGTAGCAGAGAAACTCTTTGCTGAAAAAGGCTTTGATGGTGCTAGGGTAAGTGAAATTGCCAGTGAAGCCGGGGTAAATAAAGCCCTTATATATTACTATTTTAACAGTAAAGAAGATATTCTTGAAACATTATTTACAATTCTAATTGATGATTTTAAAAATTTAATAAAAAACAATATGATAGGAATTAATGTATTTAGTGAAGATAATCTTGATATAGTAATGAATAGTATATTAGATTATATTTTGACCAAGAAGGATATATTACGTGTCGCTATGGTAGAATCTATGAAAGCAGTATCTGAACAATCAATAATAATCAAAATCGGTGAAATGCTAATAAGCGCTGAAATTGAAGAGGTGAGGCAGTCTTTGCTTGAGAAAGGGATAAAATCTCCCGGTAATATTAAGGAAATACTTGTGGCAGAATTTTTCACTGGTACTTTACCTGTATTAAACTATGTTATATTTGAAGATGAGTTTACCCATCATTTTAATATGGATGAAAAGGAATACAGAGAATATTTCATTAAAGCCTTTAAGCAAACCCACTTTGCCTATCACCTGAAGAGGTAA